GCGCTATATTGCGTCCATTGAGAACAGCGGACAGCACCCAAGCCTACAAATCTTTTATGAGCTTGTCACCTTTTTAGATGTGTCGGTAGACCAGTTCTTTTTTCCAAACGAGGAAACGGACAAATCTACGCAACGGCGGCAGCTCGACAGTCTGCTTGCTGATATGAGTAACCGGGATTTAACGA
This is a stretch of genomic DNA from Jonquetella anthropi DSM 22815. It encodes these proteins:
- a CDS encoding helix-turn-helix transcriptional regulator produces the protein MKQNKVKYDFKAFGQAIKEARKAKGISRNQLADRLNIAPRYIASIENSGQHPSLQIFYELVTFLDVSVDQFFFPNEETDKSTQRRQLDSLLADMSNRDLTIMTATAKGIQEANSKETGE